The Erinaceus europaeus chromosome 17, mEriEur2.1, whole genome shotgun sequence nucleotide sequence taaactcttatctgatgtatggcatgtaaagatctcccattctgtgaggggtctcttggtttgggtagtggtttcttttgctgtgaagaagctttttaatttgatgtaggggaaaatattttaaaaggtagaGGGAAAGCAAAACAGCATCAGCGCTACCCCATATGCTGAGTGAACAGACAGTACCGTAAAGAGCACACTGCCGGCGGTCTCCCAGATGGGTGCACCTGCCCCCAGTCCCAGCCGTAAGGCTCCCCCGCTCCCTTAGGGGATTGATTGTCTGGCTCCAGCCTTTTGCTTTATAGCTGAGAGCCCGGGCACCAGGACTGAGGGTGCTGCCTCTGGAAACAGGGCTTTCTGGACAGAGCCATGTGTTTCCAACCCGGATTCAGCCATTTTTGTCTAGGGTGTCACACCTGGGACCTTCTGCCTTCTGGCAATTCTGCCCTGCCAACTAATCTAACTTCTTTCTTGCCTTGGTATAGGATACACTGCGGGGACACCATACAAGGTCCCACCGACCCAGAGCAATACTGCTCCTCCCCCCTACTCCCCATCACCCAACCCTTACCAGACGGCCATGTATCCAATCAGAAGTGCCTACCCCCAGCAGAATCTGTATGCCCAGGTAGGTCATCGCGGGGCCCTGCACCTGCCTCTCCTGCCACttgctggggtgggtggagaagagagggaaggagagcttTTAAGGCTCTGGTCGGCGAAACAATGTCCCCTGCTGTCTGTTTGCTCCCTCACTCCACCAGAGCCGGGATGGGCAAGTGCCCTTGGGCTCACTTCCTAGTAAGGAGCATGAGCATGGAAGCTGGAACCCAGAGAGGGAAGTAACTTGTCCAAGGCCATTCTGGAGCTTTTGGTTGACGCAGGATGAGGCTTCTTGTCTGGGCTTTCATTCTCACCTACTCTTCCTTGACTAGTCTGTGAGGTAAATGGCATGGAGACAAGTGCCCGAGTTCCGACACCAGTCCTGGTTTAACCTAGGACAGGTGAGTCACCCTGTGCACCTTCACTCAGAGGACATGACCAAGGgccagggaccaggagcttgaatctgggtccttgcgcactgcaatgaGTGTGACTAACCTGCtccgccaccacctgccctccctcaCCCCACCACATAGACTTtcgagagagagagccagaacagcACTCTTGGCccgatgcttgagagtccagtgcaccACCCCTGGGCTGCTGGACTGAGACTCCTACGCAAGGTTTAGGTGGTGAGAGCGTTTTTATAGAATTTGAAATGATCGGTTTGCTGGACTGGGTAACAGGAAGCAGCAGTTCACTGTCTTCACCCTCAACCTTTCTGCCAGAAACAGTAAGAGTATGCCAGGAAATGTCTTCCGGTGCTGACATCTTTCCCAGTGTATAAAATGGGACCCTTTACACCAGTGTCTTCTCCTGCTAGTGACCCCAGACAGTGCCCTGGAGTTCACTCCACTGTGGGCAGTTTATAGAGGCGCAGGACAGTAAGAGACCAGCCTACTAAAATGTTGAGATTAGTCTTCAGGGAGTGGTGCTTTACATTTAGAAACCAAGCAGAACAGGGCTTGCTTTTCACTCAGAGGTAAGTAATAAGCCAGAAAGCAGCCCCGAGATGACAGCTCTCTCCCACCCCAGTGTGACCTTGGCCTCTTTCCCGCAGGGAGCCTACTACACACAGCCGGTGTACGCTGCTCAGCCCCACGTCATCCACCACACCACGGTTGTCCAGCCCAATAGCATCCCCTCAGCTATCTACCCGGCACCTGTCGCTGCCCCCAGGACCAATGGCGTCACCATGGGCATGGTGGCAGGCACCACCATGGCCATGTCAGCAGGTGaggacaacattttttttttaaatttattcccttttgttgcccttgttgttttattgtagttattattgttgtcgtcgttgttggataggacagagagaaatggagagaggaggggaagacagagaggaggagagaaagctagacacctgcagacctgcttcaccgcctgtgaagcgactcccctgcaggtggggagccggggttcgaaccgggatccttatgccggtccttgtgttttgcgccacctgcgcttaacccgctgcgctacagcccgactcccaggacaacATTTTTGTCAGCGTCTCTCCGTGCCCCTTTGGGAGAAGAGTCAGAGATGACTAGAGCAGATTCTGAGAGACCCCCGCTTGAGTGCGCGTCACAGTGTGCGAGGactcgggttccagcccccactgcagggggaaagctttgaaagctttgcaagtggttaagcataaatagataaaatacatAGATCTGGGAAGAGCTCTCACTGAGTAACGCGATTGTGGGGAAACAGGACAGTTGGTGTAGAAAGACTGAATGAGCCCAGCCTCCgctgaaggaaggaagcaagcttCGGTGCTattgtctttcagtctctctgctcccatctaaaaaaagaaaatatgaacaggggcATGGAGTAGGTAGCAAGATAAAGTGGTGAAGAGTGTTAGAACTGTTTGGTAACGGAGAGGTCAGTGGGGACTGCAGGCGGAGACAGTGCACCAGCACACCCTTTCTGACTGGCTTATACCAGACTGGGATCtgagggtcagggcagagagcagtgTCAGGAAGAACTGCTTTGAGAAAGTCTGAATAAATTGGCATTCAGGAGAGTGAGTAACTTTTAGAACCTACTTATTGaaacttgagttcaatcccctggtttccacctgcagaagtctttctccctgtctcacaccccttgtcaattttttttgtctgtcaAAGTCACTCAGtaaagggccagatggtggcttcCATGTaactgtgcataaggacctggtccccacctgtggcagagcagtgctgcaggtgtctctcctctatgcaaaaaaaaaaaaaaaaaagctgcttgggccggcaagatagctcactggaatagtgcactgctttgccatgtgcgcaagCCAGGCTTGAGCCCGGCCTACACAACTCCCACTGGCCATTGTaattcctctctctatctgtaaGAGACATTTTATAGCCttctcccctacagctggggacttgaactcaggtcctcatgcatgctaACATACACTTTGCCGGTTGTGCCACCGGCTGGCCCCATAAGTGAAGTCATgaaagcaccaagtcccagcattaACTGTGGTGGCAAAAAAGTTATTTggctgggggagtcgggtgggttaagagcacggaccagcgtaaggctcccagtttgagccccccggctccccacctgcaggggaatcgtttcacaggtagtgaagcaagtctgcagctgtctttctctctacttctctgtcctatacaaaaacaaaacaaaaaaagggcaataaaagggaaaataaataattttaaaaagttattcagCTAATTACCTTCTGAGGGAAGAGTCCGGGGGCTTGTTTGACCTCGCTCCCTGAGGAAGAAGCACACAAGCTAAGGGCTGCTACTTAGTGTGTTTGTGCAGGAAGGGGGACGACAAGGACACCAGCCGTCACTCCTGTAGAGCATCAGAAAGGCCGGGGGCAGGGAGGGCCGTGCCTCTGATTTGCCCCTTTCTTGCTGGTTGCCCAGGCACCCTGCTGACTGCACCCCAGCACACCGCGATTGGGGCACACCCCGTCTCCATGCCAGCATACAGGGCCCAAGGCACTCCTGCGTACAGCTACGTGCCCCCACACTGGTAAAGCCTGCGTTCCATCCAAGTGagtggggccgggggccgggggcgggcAGAACTTGCATCTCTGGAGTGATAGAGGGCTGTCACTACGTGGAAGGGTACTTTTGGGTGGAGTCTCAGTCTTCATAGCAGCTGGGACTGAGCCCTGCTCGGTCCTGAGGCAAAGTGGCCCCTGGAAAACCCTTGCCCCACTTTGCCCAGGAGCTCGGCCGGGAAGGCTAACAACTCTCCACTTGCACCCCCAGGTCTGGAGTCACACGGCGTATGCAACTACTCAAGTCTTACACAGGTGCTGGCGCAGCCTCCTAGCAGCACCACCTCTATTTGCAAGAACGGGCAGCGGAAGTGCAAGGGTTACTTTATGCATCCTTAatggtttttggtttttatttttggtttttgtaAAAGCTGCTTTTTCTTATCTCTTGCCTCTCCCAGCTGctgccccttcctccctcatcctctgctctccttcctcccccaggGATCTCAGGGCGAGGAGGGAGAGGTGTGTTGCAGTGGTTCAGCTGAAGGCCCAGTTTTCTGTGAAGAGCAGATTTGTCCCTCTGGTGCAGGGCAGGGACTCCGTTTCCTAGATGTCTGGTCTGCTGTACAGCACTGTTTTGATATTCTTAAAGTGACACACACATGGTCTTCTGAGAACCACTGCAACACACCAAGAACAAAACCACCTGACTAGGTAGGAATGTTCATAGCAGATTACTACCACAGCCTGAGAACCTGGGACAGCCAGATTCTTACTTTGGGGAGGGAGGACCCATGTAGGAAGAAGGGAATGGGGTTCTTGCCTGCTGGATTTGGTTTGTAAGGTCTCTGGCCAAATTATCTGGGCCTGGACCCTTTGATTTGTGCAGTGATGTTAACTGACCTGACAGTTCTCAGAAAGTGGTTTAGAAATTCAGACCGGCTGGTGGGATCCCAAGGTCAAGTGCTCTGTGCTATCCAGACCTTGGCCTCTGAGCCCCTGGGGGCCCACTCTGATGAGGAGCCTTCCCTTCTCCTGATGAGAGTGGGGACCTACAGcgtttcttccccttccctctgcccTTCTAGGCGCCAGGGCTCACCTGTCCGTCATAGTGCTGGCAGGCTCTTGGTTACCGTATGCTATTCGTGGCCAAAGTGAAGGAACCACATTCCAGGTAGACAGACGCTGGTAGCTCTGAAGGTCAGGATAGTGAAGGCAAAGCAATAGCAATAAACATTTCATAGACTCATGGAACTGAAGGGACCTTAGCAGTCATCTCATCCATTCCCTTATTTGACAGCAGAGGAATTTGAGACCCAGAGAAGAATGGAGGACTTCCTAGAACTCCACTAAGTCAGGATTGGCTGGGTtttggggggggaaaaaaagtcagcaGCGCCCACAGCTGGTGAGCTGGGCAAGAATCTCTGGGcttttatttctgttcttttcccACATGGACTCCAAAACGTGGGGGGTTGAAGACTGGGCAGAGGGTAAGAACAGAAACTACAGATGAAGAAATAGCATTTGGAAGTGCTCTGAAGATGTCTGGAACTGTCATCCTCTCCCTGACACCAGCCCCAAGAGAAGGAGCAGAGGGGTTGGCTGAAAAGGAAAGTCCCCCGTCCATCTTGAGGAGACCGGGCCCCACCATTAGTCTCAGCCAGAGCCTGGGTCTCCCAGTATCGCCCTCCTGCAGGAATATTTTACTATACGGAATGGGGTCACTTGGTAACATTTGCGACTTTTGACTGATTTTAAATTCATGCACATTTGGACATACCCCTACTCCTAACTCTTGGGCCAGAAGGGCCAACAGAGCCCACACCTggatttgttgggggggggggagctaggAACAAAAGAACCCCAGCCGTCTAAACAGTCTGTTCTGAAATACTGAAGAGATTTCATtgtcaagagttttttttttttttttccttttgcaaatACCTCCTACTCTCTGGTTTTGTAAGGGTGTGTGAAGGTTATTTGGAAAAtgtcaaaataataaatagggagcCTTTGCTTCATAGATTCCAAAGCACTTCACAGCCTTTAGAAAGACAGCATCAGAGTCATTACACTTATTTGACAAATAAAGAAACTGGCTCCAGAAAGGACTTACCCCAAATAGTAGAAGGCTGGTGTTC carries:
- the FAM168A gene encoding protein FAM168A isoform X1, with the translated sequence MNPVYSPVQPGAPYGNPKNMAYTGYPAAYPAAAPTYNPSLYPTNSPSYAPATLLMKQAWPQNSSSCGTEGTFHLPVDTGTENRTYQASSAAFRYTAGTPYKVPPTQSNTAPPPYSPSPNPYQTAMYPIRSAYPQQNLYAQGAYYTQPVYAAQPHVIHHTTVVQPNSIPSAIYPAPVAAPRTNGVTMGMVAGTTMAMSAGTLLTAPQHTAIGAHPVSMPAYRAQGTPAYSYVPPHW
- the FAM168A gene encoding protein FAM168A isoform X2, with translation MNPVYSPVQPGAPYGNPKNMAYTGYPAAYPAAAPTYNPSLYPTNSPSYAPEFQFLHSAYATLLMKQAWPQNSSSCGTEGTFHLPVDTGTENRTYQASSAAFRYTAGTPYKVPPTQSNTAPPPYSPSPNPYQTAMYPIRSAYPQQNLYAQGAYYTQPVYAAQPHVIHHTTVVQPNSIPSAIYPAPVAAPRTNGVTMGMVAGTTMAMSAGTLLTAPQHTAIGAHPVSMPAYRAQGTPAYSYVPPHW
- the FAM168A gene encoding protein FAM168A isoform X3 gives rise to the protein MNPVYSPVQPGAPYGNPKNMAYTGYPAAYPAAAPTYNPSLYPTNSPSYAPGYTAGTPYKVPPTQSNTAPPPYSPSPNPYQTAMYPIRSAYPQQNLYAQGAYYTQPVYAAQPHVIHHTTVVQPNSIPSAIYPAPVAAPRTNGVTMGMVAGTTMAMSAGTLLTAPQHTAIGAHPVSMPAYRAQGTPAYSYVPPHW